AAACTTGCAACAAGTAGAGATTACTCCTGCTACTGAGATACTGTTTGAAACGGAACAGGAATTTCAGGAAAGGCTCAAGCAGCTCATCGATGGGTTGGAGGATTCTCCACAAACGGAGAAGGTACGCCTGCACCTATCCGAAGAATTGAAACGCCTGGAAGGCAATTTGGATTTAAATGACAAGGATAAATATATTCCACTCGCTTACCAGAAGCCAGGGACGCTGTTGGATTATTTTTCGGAGCAATTGGTTTTTGTCAGTGAATGGTCAGATATCAAAGAATCCGCCCGGGCTTTTGAAATTCAAATGCAGGAAGATTTGAAAATATTATTGGAAGATGGGATGATCTGTAATGGTATCCACCAGTTTCATCGTCCATTTGCTTCTGTTTCCCAATGGATTACCGAAGGGAACTCTGTTTTTTTGGATACATTTGCCCATTCCCATCACGATTTGCAGCTCAAACAACTGGTTTCTATCAATGCAATGCAGAACTCCGGCTGGAGTGGAGAGATAAAACTACTTTGTGATGACTTGGCAGAATACAAACTGCAAAAATACACCGTAGTTATCATGGCTGGAACGCAAAAATTTGCGAATGTTTTAGCGCATGATTTAGAAAAAGAGGGATATCTTGCGGTTCCTGCCACAGTGGATACCAAACTAGAGGATGGCGGTTTCTATGTTATGGCGGGAAGCTTGTCTGCTGGGTTTGAATACCCGGATGGTCGGGTTGCCCTAATTACTCATGCCAAAACGCAACCTTTGGGTACCAGGAAAAAAGTGAAAAAACGCAAAGGGGAAGAAATTAAAAGTTTATCCGATATCAGCATAGGAGACTACGTCGTTCATTCGTCCCATGGAATAGGAGTATTTGATGGGATTACCAACTTAAATTTACAGGGGATTTCCAAAGATTATATCAAGATTAAATATGCGGGAAGCGACGCTTTATATGTACCAGTAACCCAGCTAGATATGGTTTCTAAATACATTGGTCCCCGTGACAATGGCAGAGTGCGGCTGAATAAATTAAATAATGATGAGTGGCATAAAACAAGAAGCCGTGTGAAAAAAGCAGTGGCAGAGATGGCGGATGAACTAATACGCTTATATGCGGAACGTGCTAAAACCAAAGGCTACGCTTTCTCTAAGGACAATGAATGGCAGAGGGAATTTGAAGAACACTTTGAATATGAAGAAACCGAAGATCAGCTGCAATGTATTGCGGAAATCAAAGAGGATATGGAAAGCGAACGTCCCATGGATCGCTTGCTTTGTGGGGATGTGGGGTTTGGAAAAACAGAAGTAGCGTTGCGGGCAGCGTTTAAATGTATTTTAGACGGAAAGCAATGTGCTATTTTGTGTCCAACTACCATTTTAGCCTGGCAGCATTACCAAACTGCCTTAGCGAGAGTCGGGAATTTTCCAGTCAATATTGAACTGCTCTCCCGTTTCCGTTCCCCAAAACAGCAAAAGGAAATCATCAAAAAATTAAAGAGCGGCGAAATAGATTTTATAATTGGAACCCACCGCTTGGTACAACAGGACATTGAGTTTAAGGATCTAGGTTTGGCAATTATTGATGAAGAACAGCGGTTTGGGGTAGCCCATAAGGAACGGTTTAAAGAGATGTTCCGTGGAGTGGATGTATTGACCTTATCCGCTACCCCGATTCCCCGTACCTTAAATATGGCGATGTCGGGTATTCGGGATATGTCAGTGATTGAGCAGCCACCACAAGATCGTCATCCGATTCAAACTTATGTAATGGAGCATGACAATGGAGTATTGGTGGATGCAATGAAGCGGGAACTAAGAAGGGATGGACAGGTTTATTATATTCACAACCGGGTAGAATCCATCCAAAGTTGTGCGGCCCAATTGCAGCAATATTTGCCGGACGCAAGGATTGGCGTTGCCCATGGAAAGATGAATGAACTGCAGCTCTCAAAAATTTGGAAGCAATTGATGGACCATGAGCTGGATATTCTTGTTTGTACCACATTGATTGAGACCGGAGTGGACGTCCCCAACTGTAATACCTTGATTATTGAGGATGCTGACCATTTAGGGCTTTCCCAGCTTTACCAGTTGCGGGGAAGGGTGGGACGTTCCAAACGGCGCGCCTTTGCTTATTTTACCTTCCGCCGTGGAAAAGTGTTGACAGAAGTGGCGAACAAACGGCTTTCTGCTATACGGGAGTTTACCAAGTTTGGTTCCGGGTTCCGAATTGCATTACGGGACTTGGAAATCCGTGGGGCGGGGAGCATCCTTGGAGAACGTCAGCATGGGCATATGGAAGCAGTAGGATATGACCTCTATTTGAAAATGCTTTCGGATGCTGTTAGCGAAAAACAAGGGGTTGCACCTCCTGCAAGGGTAGAAGAATGTCTGATTGATGTTCCAATTGCCGCCCATATTCCAGAGCAATATATTGAGAACCTTTCCCAGAGGCTAGATGTTTACCGTAAGATTGCAGCGGTAGGGACTCAGGAAGAAAGTATGGAGTTAATGGATGAATTAATTGACCGTTTTGGGGAACCTCCAAAATCGGTACAAGGATTGTTGGATATTGCTATTTTGCGTGCGTCAGCTGCTAGGTTGGGATTTGTAGAAATCAGTCAGAGCAATACCAATATGCTATTTTATCCAAAGCAATTGAATATGGAGGTCGCCTCCTATTTGGTTGGAAAGCTAAAAGGCAGAGTTTTGGTAAACGCCGGGAAACGTCCATATCTCTCGGTCCGTATGAATGGAAAAAAGCCATTGGAAGTGATTCAGGAAGTATTGGAGATTTCAAATTTTTCAGAAAACACTTTGTAAACGTCTGATAAAATACTGGACTTTTTTGTCTATATATTGTATAATATCCTATAGTTTGTCTGTGATGAATCAAACTTCTGTTTGATGAAGTAATAAATATGGGGAAAAACGGGCAATACAATACGAAAATTCCATATTGGAGGAAAAATAAAATGTCTTTAGTAAAGAAATTTGCAGCTTTTGCCGTAGCTGCTGTGTTAGCTGTATCCGCAACAGGGTGTAACGGCAGCCCTGAATGGGTGATGAAAACTGATAATTATTCTTTGGGGTCTGGGTCCTATCTTGATATTGTAATGACTTCCATTACAAACGCTACCAACCAGATAGATATGAAATCCACAGAAGATTTGTTTGATCAAAAAATAGGGGATCAGTCTATAAGTGATTGGGTTCTTGATGATGTTGAAAAACAGGCTAAAATTTATATGGCGGTAAATCAGAAATTTGAAGAAGAGGGCTTGGAATTATCTGAGGAAGAGTTGTCAACTTTGGACGCTCAAATCGCCTCTTACTATCCACAGTACCAAACTTATTATGCGTATGATTTAAAAGGGATCAGTGAGGATTCTTTCCGCGAAGTGATGTTGCTGGCATCCAAACAAAGTAAACTGTTCCAGAACATTTATGGGGAAGGCGGTACACAGGAAGTTTCCAATGAGGAAATGAAACAATATTATTCTGAGCACGCTGCAAAATATAAAGCAATCCCATTGCAAAAAGACAGCGGCGATGATGAGACCGCTGAAAAGAATAACCAGGATCTGATGGAAAAAGCAGAGGGATATCTGGAACGCATCAACAATGGTGAAAGTATTGACGATGTGTATGCGGAACACCAAACTAGCATGAATAACCAAAATACAACTTTGGCTTTCTCCTATATGTATGATACTGATGAGGTATTAACAGAATTACGGGATGCTGTATTTGGTGCGGAAATCGGCGGCCCTGCTATATTGTTGGATTTGGAATCGAGTATCTATATCATTCAACGTTCCGACCATATGGCGGATGAAGCGGAAGTAACTTCTGCAAATACCTCCACCATCAACCGTATGAAATTACCAGAGTTTGAAGAAGAAATGCTGAAATATGCAGATGAAAACTGCGATATTCAAGTAAATAACAGCATGATTAAAAAATATACCCCTAAAAAAGTATATAACAAAGGTATGGAAGCATAATTCCATAAGAATGTAATAAAAAGGCTTATACTACAGCAAGTGGTATAAGCCTTTTTGTTTGCTTTGATTAAAATAAAATCTGGTTTTATCGAAATAAAAATAGTTTTTTTAACGATGTCATATCAGAAATAAAATGTTGTTATTTTTATAACGAGATTGCACATCATGCCCTTCTAATAAATTATAGAAAGAGAAAAACACAACAATTACATATTAGTGATTTGCTCCTTAAAAATGTAGTATCTATCGTAATTTTATTTTATGCGATTGTAATAGTTTATTTAAACAAAATTTTAAAAATAAACTTTTTGGTTTGCATGTAGAGTACAATAATGGTGAAAAAGAAAAAAGAATTTTTAGAAATAAAAGTATTTATCAGATAAAATATACAATATAAGGTTTTTAAAAATGGATAAAAATAGGCAAAAAGCAAATAAATTTAAATAGAGGAAAAATTTGGTTAAAATGCCAATAGGATTGCTTTTCCATTTATAACATGTTAAAATAAATGTAGGATTTTGTTTTATTTATGTGTACGTTGATAGAACATACTGGAATCAATAAAGTTATGATCTTCGGGAAAATAAAACATAAATTCTCTGAAAATGACACAGCATATTAATTTTGATTCCAGCTATTGAAACCAGCATATAAAAACATCTTTTCATCAGATTTAATATACTTAATCGTTCTACAGAAAATAGGGTTAAAAATCTGTTTTTTGTGGATTTTTTGATATTCTTTATTAAGAACGATTAAGTATGCTTTAATTTGGTGGATAAAACAAAACAAGCCAATGCTTACTGAGCAAAATCATTCGTTTAAACGGTTTAAAGAAAAGGAAAAACAATCAAGTTGGAGGAAAACTATGGAGAATCAAACAACTATTTTACATCGCATCCTAGATAACATCGAACAAGTGATTGTAGGGAAACGGGAATCCGTAGAGATGGTTTTAATGGCATTATTATGCGATAGCCATGTTTTAATTGAGGATATTCCTGGTGTAGGTAAAACCAGCCTTGCTCGGGCTTTAGCAAAGTCAATCGATTGTAGTTTCCATCGTATCCAGTTTACACCCGATATTTTACCATCTGATATTACAGGTTTTTCTATTTATAACCAGCAGTCTGGTCAATTCGAATACCGGGATGGAGCGGTAATGAGCAATATTGTGTTAGCGGATGAAATTAACCGTACATCGCCAAAAACCCAGTCCAGTTTATTGGAAGTAATGGCGGAACGCCAGGTTACTGTAGATGGGACAACGAGGGAATTACCTCAGCCTTTTATGGTAATTGCTACACAGAACCCCATCGAATATTTGGGGACATTCCCTTTGCCAGAAGCGCAATTGGATCGGTTTTTTATTAGAATTAAATTGGGGTATCCTTCTTTGGTACAAGAATGTGAGATGTTGGCAAATTTTTATGAAAAAAATCCATTAGATGACCTAACCCCTGTTGTAACAGCAGAACAACTGATAAAAATTCAGGAAGAGGTAAAACTGGTTCATATCAATGATAATATGATTGGATATATTGTTCATTTAGTGAGTCAGACCAGAAGGCAGGAAGATGTTTTGTTGGGTGCAAGCCCAAGAAGTTCTATTGCGTTAATGAGAGCCTCCCAAGCATGGGCGTACTATAATAACAGGGATTATGTGATACCGGATGATGTACAAAAAATGGCCCCTTATGTGTTATGCCATCGTATCCGGTTAAAACAGGAAGCCAAAAGTAGAAAAATCAGTGTAGAAATGATTTTGCAGGAATTAATCAAAAAGACAGCAGTACCAAGGAGTTAATATGTTAAAAAATCGGATTGCATATGGTATTTTATTATGTTTTACCATTGGGTTAGCTGTTTGTATTCCTGGTAAGGCAACGGTTTCTTTTGTTGTTTTGCTGTTGGCATTATTGCTGTTTTCTTTTTTGCAAGGTTATTTTACATTTCGTCGGCTAGAAATACAGCAATCCTTATCACAGGATTCCTTGCAAAAAAGGCAGCGTATTACTTATCAAATTACAATATTTTGTAAAAATAGTTTTTGCCCCTTGTTAAAATTAGATTTTTCCTCTGACACAAAAGTATTGGGGGATTTACAAGAAAGCTATTGCAGCGCAAAACATAAACAGCAATTGAACTACATTTTAACTGGAAAATACCGCGGTAGATATCAGGTTGGATTAGAATCCATTACATTTTATGACTTCCT
This is a stretch of genomic DNA from Clostridium facile. It encodes these proteins:
- the mfd gene encoding transcription-repair coupling factor, yielding MEIKQKAGIDMGVFQNLIQTVPQFNQIQQHIAQKSLPVLVVGLSSVHKANLIQVIAQQESPVLVLTDDDQSARRLSEDFNQMYGQESSAVYPYRDFILRPIETVSREYEYLRLNVLSRLAKGELKAVFAGINAAIQYTIPKDRLLQATVSFYPGDQVSLDAVVHKLVAAGYTRRPQVDGTAQFSVRGGIVDFFPTGSLEPVRIEFWGDEIDTISNFDLDSQRRTENLQQVEITPATEILFETEQEFQERLKQLIDGLEDSPQTEKVRLHLSEELKRLEGNLDLNDKDKYIPLAYQKPGTLLDYFSEQLVFVSEWSDIKESARAFEIQMQEDLKILLEDGMICNGIHQFHRPFASVSQWITEGNSVFLDTFAHSHHDLQLKQLVSINAMQNSGWSGEIKLLCDDLAEYKLQKYTVVIMAGTQKFANVLAHDLEKEGYLAVPATVDTKLEDGGFYVMAGSLSAGFEYPDGRVALITHAKTQPLGTRKKVKKRKGEEIKSLSDISIGDYVVHSSHGIGVFDGITNLNLQGISKDYIKIKYAGSDALYVPVTQLDMVSKYIGPRDNGRVRLNKLNNDEWHKTRSRVKKAVAEMADELIRLYAERAKTKGYAFSKDNEWQREFEEHFEYEETEDQLQCIAEIKEDMESERPMDRLLCGDVGFGKTEVALRAAFKCILDGKQCAILCPTTILAWQHYQTALARVGNFPVNIELLSRFRSPKQQKEIIKKLKSGEIDFIIGTHRLVQQDIEFKDLGLAIIDEEQRFGVAHKERFKEMFRGVDVLTLSATPIPRTLNMAMSGIRDMSVIEQPPQDRHPIQTYVMEHDNGVLVDAMKRELRRDGQVYYIHNRVESIQSCAAQLQQYLPDARIGVAHGKMNELQLSKIWKQLMDHELDILVCTTLIETGVDVPNCNTLIIEDADHLGLSQLYQLRGRVGRSKRRAFAYFTFRRGKVLTEVANKRLSAIREFTKFGSGFRIALRDLEIRGAGSILGERQHGHMEAVGYDLYLKMLSDAVSEKQGVAPPARVEECLIDVPIAAHIPEQYIENLSQRLDVYRKIAAVGTQEESMELMDELIDRFGEPPKSVQGLLDIAILRASAARLGFVEISQSNTNMLFYPKQLNMEVASYLVGKLKGRVLVNAGKRPYLSVRMNGKKPLEVIQEVLEISNFSENTL
- a CDS encoding AAA family ATPase, coding for MENQTTILHRILDNIEQVIVGKRESVEMVLMALLCDSHVLIEDIPGVGKTSLARALAKSIDCSFHRIQFTPDILPSDITGFSIYNQQSGQFEYRDGAVMSNIVLADEINRTSPKTQSSLLEVMAERQVTVDGTTRELPQPFMVIATQNPIEYLGTFPLPEAQLDRFFIRIKLGYPSLVQECEMLANFYEKNPLDDLTPVVTAEQLIKIQEEVKLVHINDNMIGYIVHLVSQTRRQEDVLLGASPRSSIALMRASQAWAYYNNRDYVIPDDVQKMAPYVLCHRIRLKQEAKSRKISVEMILQELIKKTAVPRS